Below is a genomic region from Capricornis sumatraensis isolate serow.1 chromosome 17, serow.2, whole genome shotgun sequence.
CAAGGACACCAGCCTCAGTCTCCGTGTACGAGTCAAGGCGGGGGCGGAGCAGCCCCAGGAAATGTCGGGCGCCCCGGCCTCCATGTAATGGGGGAGTCACTGACCCAGGCCCCTGGGGTGGAAAGAGCCGCGGCCGCACCCTGGCCCCCGCACCACCCACGCTGtcaagttctttaccacaagctcTAGGTCTGCCAACCCGAGGAACAACCCCCTCCAGCCCTGACCCACAGAAGGAGTAACAAACACTCAAAAACTGCAGTCCCCCAAAAGAGGACTATTCCAGGGAGAGTAAGACAGAGGGGCTTTCCACTTGCAAGACGGCACTTCCTTTGCTGGGGCTTGATTTGAGAGTCACCGCGAGGGTCAGGAGCGACCCACGGTTCAGAGCAGGTTCACCCCGTGCTTTAGCAGCTTCTGTTTGGCTTTGCCTGGGAGGCCGAAGGCACCGTCCTGAGGGTTCGGGAAGCCAGAGCTCCGCGCCGCTGTGGCCAGCTGCTGGAAGTAGGTTTCCTGAACAGGGTTGCAGCAGGCGTATACAGCCGTGGAGGCGTTCCTGGTAGgggggcagagagaggagacCACAGTCCAGCACCATGCAGACCTCAGACCCCGGAGACCCCGGGAGGTCTCTGGCCCAGCAGGACAAGCATGGGCCCAGTCACTGTGGCCACAGAGAAGGGGCGCCTCGGGGTTCCGAGCACGGGTCTGGAGGTCCCACGCAACCTGAGTGCTCACCCCAGCCCTGAGACTTCTGGCTGTGGGAGTCTCAGCTTTCTCATCAGAAGAATAGATGACAGCAGTCAATTCCCTCACTGAGACTTCACGGAGTAAATGAGTTAGGAATGGATACAAATCACTTAGCCCGTGGTGAGATGGTTCAGAAATGGAGGCTGTTGTTTCCATTACTGTTACTCAAATGAGCTACGTATCCTACCACCAAAAGTCTCAGCTCCGAGGAAGGTGAGACGCTGCAGGTCCACAGGTTGGGAGTGGGTCTGGGTTGCCAGCGTGGGCAGCTCTGACTTAAAGCCAGAGGAGGCACATTTATTGTGGAAAGATACACAGAAATATTGGCTGGAGACGGTGCTGGGCAGCAGAAATGCCCGCACTCCCATGTGGCAGCTGACAGACGTTAGAACCTGGTCAGCCAGGCCCAGAGCCCACgccccacacagacacacacagacacacacacacacacacgccccaaccacaagcacacacacacacacacacgccccaaccacaagcacacacacacacacacacgccccaaCCACAAGCACAcgcgcacgcgcacgcacacacgcacacacacacacacgccccaaccacaagcaggcacacacacacacacatgccccaaccacaagcacacacaccccaaccacaagcacacacacacacacagacacacacgcccCAACCAcaagcgcgcgcacacacacacacacacgccccaaCCACAagcgcgtgcgcgcacacacacacgccccaaCCAcaagcgcgcgcacacacacacacacacgccccaaccacaagcgcacacacacacgccccaaccacaagcacacacacacacacacgccccaaCCACaagcgcgcgcgcgcacacacacacacacacacacgccccaaccacaagcgcacacacacacgccccaaccacaagcacacacacacacacacacacacaagccccaACCACAAGCATGCGTGGCGGGGCGCACGCGCCGCAGAGATGAGACACCTGGGCGCAAATCCTGACTCGGCCTCTGATCTGGGGCGACTCATTCACCCTACTGCATacttgtgtctcagtttccttgtctgtgaaatgAGGTTACAAAGAATGTACCCgaccaacccactccagagtaCAGTACACACACGCATCACACACAGAGCAAGCACTCCCCTTCTGATCCTCTAACTTGCCTTCTTTTCTGCTACTGGTTTCGTAAGAGAAGCATGTAGAGAGAAAAAGTAGAGTTTAGTTGGTTAAAGACTGTAAATGCCGCTAATTAACAGGTCTAGATCTGCTGGCCTGAAGCTGTTCAAGACACGCAACAAAGTGAAAATGGACCTTAAAAAACAGCAAGTGCATGTgctccagccttttttttttaagaagaaagaccagcaaaataataaaaaatactgatCATGTTTTTTATATGGGCtaccccagtggttcagtggtaaagaatccttgcctgccaatgcaagagatgagaggttcgatccctgtattgggaagatcccctggagaagggaatggcgacccactccagtattcctacctggagaatcccacggacagaggagcctggtggctacaaaccacggggtcgcaagagtcagacgcgactgagggactgagcagcaGCACCTCTTATGtgcaaaaaaaacccaactaaTGCCAAGAAAACCTGGGGTGCGATACACCATACTGCTGACTGGGAGCATCCGGGGGCACATGCTGGTGGGGGGAGGACACGCTGCCCTTGGGAGACCTTGGAGGTGGGGACATCTGGATGTTGTGGTCAGGAGCACACGGGACTTGTCCAGTTGGAAGACAGACGACAGCCCCTCCTCCGCCCCCAGTGACTGATGGAAACACCGAGATGGGGAGGGCCTTGGGTCCCCTCCCTGCTGTCCCTCAGTGTCTGGAGCAGCCCGAGCCCCAGGAAGGGACCCAGCATGTACAGGACTCAGCGAAGCCTGAGGGTGGATGACAGCAGCCCGCAGGGCGGGTCAGGGAGGCCCGGGCCGGTCCTCGCACTGGTCTTCATCCGGTTGTGAGTGAGGCTCTGCCAGGAACCCGGGGTGCAGGGCTGGGAGCGGCCTGGGGACACTCACCTGACGGTCACCTCGTACAGCGTGGGCAGCCGGGAGAAGTCGGAATGCATCAGGCTGACAGCCTGGAGGAAGCGGTGGTCCTGCGCCGTGGTCACCTGCGGCAGGTTGGCTTCCGGAAGAGGACACAGAAGTCGTCGTGCGTGGCAGAGTGCCGCCCCCCAGTACACCCAAACCCAGAACCACCAAAAGCTGGGATGAAGTGAGGCCCCGCAGGCAGGCGCGTGGGTGCTCAGAGGCAGCGGGACAGAGGCCGGGGTGCTGGgccctcccaccacccctcaTGGTGGTCAACACTTGTCTCGGCACACGCGTGTCCAAGTCGGGAGGCGACCCCATCACAGTCTGGACGCGGGTGCTTCTCTCAAAACGCTGGAGAAAGGGCCAGAAAGAGACCAGCCAGGAAGAGTTTGCCGAGAGTAGTTAAACCCGGTGGGAGCTAGGCTCCGAGAAAGAGCATCCTGACCACAGAGCACCTCCCCCCCAAGCCAGGGAGCTGGGCCCGGGTGCTGACCCCCCCACCCACTTCCTGGAGGCGGCCCTTACCTGCTAGCAAGTTCTGGACGCGGTCGTAGTGTGCGAAGCTGTAGGTTCTGGACGCGGGGGCTGCTTGGTCCCGGGGCAGCGTCTCACTCAAGTGCACCTCCAGCCCGTTGAGGGATGCCAGGCTGCCGTGGTACTGCGGGGCGGGAGGGGACAGGCCGCCGCCACTCAGCAGGCCACCCGAGGAGGGCCGCCTGGCCGCCCGACTTAGCGCCACGGGGGCTAGGACCCGTGTTTGGAGAGGTCCCGACTTCTGCCCTGAGGTCCTAGACCTCTTAAAAGCgttcatcgctcagtcgtgtctgactctttgcgaccccatggactgtagcccaccaggcccctctgtccatggaattctccaggcaggaataccggccattcccttctccaggggatcttcccgacccagggatcgaaccccggtctacaacattgcaggcaaattctttaccgtttgagccaccagagagagaCCTTTTCAAGCTTGTAGAAAAACAAGAACATAGAGGGAagccaaaaagtaaaagaaggggtaaaaaggaaaacaaactaaGAAGAACAGCCCAGAACCTCAGCATCCAGGCGGAGCTGCGGGCAAGAGGCCCGGCCCCTCCTCCCCACGCTGCCGCCACGCCGGTCCCCACCCCGCGCGTCTGAGACGTCATGACGTCATCCGCGTGTGCAGCGCGGCCCCCTCCCTCCCGGGAACCCGCGCGGACCTAGGGGCGCGGGCGGGTGGCTCTCCGCTCACTGGCCCAGGGGAAGACCCGGCTGAAGAAGGCCGTGCGGGGCCGAGGCCCAGGCACCTCTATGTTCCATCGCCTCCCGGGGGGATGTCACATGCAGATGCCGTGGGAACACAGGACTGTCCCCTTTCGTATGAGTCGTTGTTTATAAGCTACAGATGGGCGTCAGACTAAACAACGACTGACGCTAGTTTTAAGACCTAACGATATAGCATGAACTTCCCTCTTCAATCTGTTTTCCCACAACGACATTTTCCAATGACCAACGGCTGAGCTCTGGGGCCCATCAAGTGGGGATGTCACACCCGATGGACCTGAAATAGGGCCACATGGGGCCGCCCCGGGGGCTACTGAAGTCACAAGGAGACAGTGGCTAGCGCCCAGGTGAACGAGCCCGTGTCTGAGCCTCTTCCTAGCCAGACCACCAGGGCCAGTTACAGAGGTTTTTGCACCTTGttcttttcatctgcaaaataggaATATCATTGCTGACTGGCGAAGTCAAATAACATATGTACACTCTGTCCATTCTAAAGTGCTCCCTGGAGGGAGGCGTTTTCCTGAAGTCAAGAATATGAAAATCATCGTCCTTGAAGAAGTGCTCTCTCTTCCATGAGCACCCGTCCCTGGACTAACAAGACGTGTCTGTGGGCTGACTTATTTCACAACAGCTGTGCAAAACACTATGCGCAATAAAAAGGCTCAGCGATGCAGAGAGAATGTTCTGAGGTGAATGTCAGAAAGCTCAGGCGTCATCTTGGGGAGCACCCTGGACTTAAATTAGCATTTCTGACCCATGTTGCAGAAACGAAACTCAGGCATTAGGTCTGGCTACAAGGTTTACGCGGCgtccccagggcccagcagccAGCCTGGCTCCCAGGAGGTGCCCGGTCCACAGCCACTTGGTGACTGGACCGCGACCGTGAACTAGGCACTGTCAGCTGCAGGCTGTGACTTAGTCACAGGTGTGAATGACAGGCAGTGTCCAGGAGGACAGGCAGAGACCAGGGGTTGGCAAACATGGCCCGTGGACCATTTTTATAGCCTGAGAACTAAgattggtttttatatttttatatggttagaaaaaaaagtcaaaagaataaTACTGTGATGTGAAATTATATGAAGTTCCAAGTTTTGTGTCCATAACAGTGTGCTGTAACACAGCCCCAGTTTACGTACTGTTCGTGGTTGTTTTTGTATTGTAACAGCAGAGGGGAAGAGCTGTACAAAGCAGAAAACATCTGCTGTGTATCCCTTCACTTTAGAGTCTGCCAGCCCCGAGACACGCTACCACATACATGACCTGCACAACACGCGAGGGCACACGGAGCTGAGGCTGTGCCGGGACCCCCTGCCTTTTAGTCCACGGCAAAGTTAGTGGCTCACTGTCAGTGCACACCCAAACATGCAGAAGAGTCGCTGCAGGGACACCCATGTACTCAGAAGCACGAGTTTCAGGGGAGAGGAAGGCTTTTTCGTATTTTCTGCCAACACACTAACCTTGGGCCTCGTCTGCTCTACGCTCACAGTTCCCCATCCTGCTGGAGCAATGAATAACTGACCCCATCACTGTGGCTGAAAGTCACTGAGATTATCTCAGGGTTCTGAGCAGGAAACTGTCGGTGGCTCTCTGCTGCCCGCTGGTGGGGGGAGCCGACTCTGCTCCCTCTGAACCGGGGGGACCTCTCCCTGGCTGCTCCCCACTCACCCCGGTCACCCAGCGCCCTGACCCACCCTCAGCAAGCAGAAATGGTGGCAGCTGGCCCACGCAAAGACGTGATGGCGAAATGACACGGAGCCGTGGCGACGAGTCGTTCCCGGGGGGACTGCGCTCATGGTCGCGTCTGAGTGTCCTGCACCAGGTGAGGGGGGGAGGCGCGGGGTGGGGCCTGACTTTTCTGACAGCAGCAGAGAGTCCGGGGGGAAATCAGGTCAACTGttttgtgtgcaggtcaggacCGAATGGCACTGAAAGCTCTCTGCCAGTTATAAAGGAGACAGCCTCCGGGTCTGATCAGCTGACTCCCCTCTCAAACCAGCAAGCTGATCAAAGTCTGTTACACCCTTCTCTTTTTAGGAAAGACTGGTTCTCCTTTTCTGTAAAGCTGTGTTCTCTCTCCTCCCCGACCCCAAACCCTCCTGTCCGTGAAAGCCCAGGGAGGTCATTGTCCTGACACCAGGATGGGCTGTGACAGACCAAGTGCCGTGTCCATGTATAAAGGGCCACGGAAGGCAGGCCTTCAGTCCTTCACCTTCCCACCTGCCGGGCCATGGTCAGGCCCACGGGGGACagaggggtcggggtgggggccGGGAAACAAGCAAGAGGTGTGGACCCGCCCCGTGCGTTAGCTAGGTCTCCATCGCTACTTCAGGGCGAGATGGGCGTCACCGTGCCGGGCCCCAGCACTGGTCAAGGCTTGGCAGAAGTAGCAGATGTAAATTATTTACATACAGCAAATGCAGCATGAACCCCAATTTACCTCCTCTCTGAGCAGCCTGTGCTGGTTTTTCTTTCTATCTTGGGGGGGCCTCGTCTGAGCTGGGCGCTAAGCTGAACAGACCATGAGACCgaggtgtggggggagggggaggatggATGTGAGGAACTGCACCCCTGGTCCCCGAGCTGTTACAAtaaggcggggggcgggggggggatgTCGGTCAGAGCCAGGGGGATGGAGGTGGAGAGGGTGACCTGGGGCCTGGGAAAAGGGGAGACGGGCCAGGCAGGTGCGGAGGGCTCCGTGCGGGGACCCGCCTTCCCTCCTCCACTGCACTCCAAGGGGGACCCGCTCCTTTACAAAGGGTCATGGGCCCTGCATGCTAATAAGATGAGCTTAGCATAATACAGATTGAAGAACAGAAACACGGCGGGCCCCAGGACGCCGTTCGCCCTGCAGCAGTCTCAACCTGCTGCTCTTACCTCCGCTGCTTCCCTGGCAACTAAAGCAGGGCTGTTACTATGGCAACTGCATCCAGCATGGATCCCCAGCCCAGAGGTCAGTGAGCCTCTAGGCTTGGTGGGAGAGCTGCATGGGTTTGAGCGGCGCCTTCTGGAGCCAGTCAGCATTTCAGAGGGCCCAGGCTCCTAGGAAGGAGCTTCAGATGGACAGGAATTGGGGCTCGTGGAGAAACCCAACCCAGGTGGTAACACGTGCAGACTCCAGCTACACAGAGACGTGAGGGCTGCCGGGCAGGGGCGAGGCCATGTGTGGTCAGTGCCCAGCACCCTCCCAGGTCACTACGAACCAGAGACCCCGAGAAAGTGGGGACGCTGGAGAGGGCAGCCCTGGTGGCTGCCTTTGCACTTGGCTCTGTGCTTGGCACTGGACGCTCACCGCCCACAAACAGGGAGGTGGGCACTCCCTGCACCCCACCATATAAACAAGGGCGCTTGTACTGGGCCGTGCAGCTGACAGCTGAGCCCgaccccgccccagccccccaccctgcTGCACACTCACCACCTCGTCCACGGCCGCGCGGTCCCCCAGCAGCGGCTCCTCGGCCAGTAGCGACAGCACCAGGCCCTTGACGCTGTGAGTGTAGAGGTTCATCCGCACGAGCCCCTCGCAGGAGGCCAGGCTCACCCTGGACGCGGTTCTGTCTGCAGAGGGGCCTTCGTCTGAGGGGtctgtggagtccgggccggggGTCAAGCAGCCCTTGGGAGCCCCACTGCGGTGCTGCTCTCCACCGTGTTCCTCCAGGGGCAGTTCAGTGCTCCTCTGCCTCAAATCCAAGCAAGGTGCCCGCCCAGGCCCGCTCGTCCTGCTGGGGacgtggtcttccctggtgacggGGGCTTGGCCACCATTGCCAGGAAGGTCTGCGGGCTGCTCGAGGGCTCCATTCTGGGGGACCACCTCAGGAGCAGAGGCGGGGAGGCGGCCCAGGGGCAGGGCCCCGTGCGGCTTGGCTCCAGGACTGCCGGGGTTGTGGACAGATTGCTCACAACCAGGACCCCCGCCATCTGCAGCAGGATGGCCAGGGGATGCTTCTGTTTTCTGAGCCTCTGGGATGTGGATTTCAGACAAGTCCAGGTCCCCGTTCCCCCCAAACAAACCCGAACCCTTGCCCTCAGCAGTGCAGTGCCGCATTGCGGGCAGCGTGATCTTCAGGTCAGGGCTGGGCCAGTGTCCGTTCTCCCCGCTGCCATCTGCCCAGGCGGCatcaggagatgggggttcaggtGTGGTCGTCGAGGTCTGAGCCTTGGAGCCCACGTGTCCGGGGGCGTTTTCTTTCGGAGCGGCTGAAGGCTCCTGGAGTCTGGCTGGAGGCACCGGAGCGCTGGTGAGGAAGGGCAGACAACTGAGTGTGGGCAAGGCCCTGCCGGGGGGACTAAAGCAGCTTCCTTACAAATAACAGGCACTGGCGACATGTGCTGCCACACGGTGACACGAGGGTCACTGCTGGAAGTGGCAGAGCCCCCTGGATCAGAGGCACCCAGGTCTGGGGCTTAACTGCGAGTCAGGTACTATATGGGCGCTGCACGAATGCTGTTTCCACCTTTCATGATGAATGCAAGACGCAGACATTACTggatccattttacagatggaaaaactgaggctcaggcagGGAATGgacttgcccacagtcacacaaCAGGTAAGCCACGGATCTCAGATCTGAAACCTACGCTTGCCTCACTCTGCCAGATGCCCCTCATCTCTGCTGAAGGTCTAATTGTCCATCCCTCAGCCCCAACCCTGCCAGGGCAGAGCATGGAGAAGAGGGAATCGTGGGAGGATGGGACGCACGGGACTTCTGGATGAGCCCATGGGAGGGAGTGCCCGACATGTGGGTTCAGAGGAGCCTCTTTGAGCCCCCTCACCTGGCCGGGGGCTCCCGGGGAAACTCGCGGAGACTGGCGGCTTCCTCTTCAGTCAGGAAAACAGGCGTGATCTGAACGCTGCGAGGGAGCGCAGCTCCTAGAAGAGCAGAGCAATGTGGTCAGGGCCCTCTCTGGGCCAGAGGAGATGGGGGGGCAGGAAGTGTTTTGGGGATGATGCCTCCAGCCTGCAGGCCAGCCCAGCAAGCAGCTCTGGGCTCCGTTCCCCAGAACAGAAGCCACAAAGCTGCAGCTACAGTTTCTGCCGTCAGCAAGGAAAAGCCCATGTGGGCCATTCTGCTCCCAGAGTGACGTTTGGTGGAAGAAAACTAACCGGCACTTAAGACAGAACCTGGATCAAAAGCACTTCTAACTGACCAAAGGGGTCTGCCCGAACTTAGGCTTCAAACTAAACCCCGCTCTGCTGCCAAAGGTCTTCCTGGCAGTGGCTCTGCCGTCACCCTCTCCCCATCGTCACCTTCTGGAACTCATCTGAGCAGCCTCATAGTGCTGAGGGTTAAGGAGGAGCTGAAAGGGAGGGTTTAAAAGCTGTGCCTAAAATCAGAGGCTTTACAACTGGGATTTTGAGAGTAACTTTGCCCTTGCAGCGTTGTTAATATTTCCCTGATCTCACGAGACGATGGGATAACTGTTTGGGACTGCTCCGCCTTCCATGTGACTTGGACAGGGCCAGGCTGCTTACAGGCCATTTCCAAAACGTGGCAGGACACCCGTCTACTCACCACATTCCTGCAGGGCGTCCCC
It encodes:
- the HPS4 gene encoding BLOC-3 complex member HPS4, producing the protein MAASTSTESKLASWWNYFFLYDGSQVKGEGDPTRAGICYFYPPQTLLDQQELLCGQIAGVVHCVSHISGAPPALVRLRKLKFAVKVDGDYLWVLGCAVELPDVSCKQLLHRLIGFFRFHNGPVSLACKSCPREELRAEWDTLIEHILGNTGDLHKIFSCLWHLDRTKVEPLLLLKAALILQTCQRAPHVLAGCILYAGLIVSTQLPPSVTAKVLLHRVACQDQRKPTGGDALQECGAALPRSVQITPVFLTEEEAASLREFPREPPASAPVPPARLQEPSAAPKENAPGHVGSKAQTSTTTPEPPSPDAAWADGSGENGHWPSPDLKITLPAMRHCTAEGKGSGLFGGNGDLDLSEIHIPEAQKTEASPGHPAADGGGPGCEQSVHNPGSPGAKPHGALPLGRLPASAPEVVPQNGALEQPADLPGNGGQAPVTREDHVPSRTSGPGRAPCLDLRQRSTELPLEEHGGEQHRSGAPKGCLTPGPDSTDPSDEGPSADRTASRVSLASCEGLVRMNLYTHSVKGLVLSLLAEEPLLGDRAAVDEVYHGSLASLNGLEVHLSETLPRDQAAPASRTYSFAHYDRVQNLLAANLPQVTTAQDHRFLQAVSLMHSDFSRLPTLYEVTVRNASTAVYACCNPVQETYFQQLATAARSSGFPNPQDGAFGLPGKAKQKLLKHGVNLL